One stretch of Prionailurus viverrinus isolate Anna chromosome C1, UM_Priviv_1.0, whole genome shotgun sequence DNA includes these proteins:
- the YTHDF2 gene encoding YTH domain-containing family protein 2 isoform X2, with amino-acid sequence MSASSLLEQRPKGQGNKVQNGSVHQKDGLNDDDFEPYLSPQNNAYTAMSDSYLPSYYSPSIGFSYSLGEAAWSTGGDTAMPYLTSYGQLSNGEPHFLPDAMFGQPGALGSTPFLGQHGFNFFPSGIDFSAWGNNSSQGQSTQSSGYSSNYAYAPSSLGGAMIDGQSAFASETLNKAPGMNTIDQGMAALKLGSTEVASNVPKVVGSAVGSGSITGNIVASNSLPPATIAPPKPASWADIASKPAKQQPKLKTKNGIAGSSLPPPPIKHNMDIGTWDNKGPVAKAPSQALVQNLGQQPTQGSPQPVGQQANNSPPVAQASVGQQTQPLPPPPPQPAQLSVQQQATQPTRWVAPRNRGSGFGHNGVDGNGVGPSQAGSGSTPSEPHPVLEKLRSINNYNPKDFDWNLKHGRVFIIKSYSEDDIHRSIKYNIWCSTEHGNKRLDAAYRSMNGKGPVYLLFSVNGSGHFCGVAEMKSAVDYNTCAGVWSQDKWKGRFDVRWIFVKDVPNSQLRHIRLENNENKPVTNSRDTQEVPLEKAKQVLKIIASYKHTTSIFDDFSHYEKRQEEEESVKKERQGRGK; translated from the exons ATGTCGGCCAGCAGCCTCTTGGAGCAG AGACCAAAAGGTCAAGGAAACAAAG tacAAAATGGATCTGTACATCAAAAGGATGGATTAAATGATGATGATTTTGAACCTTACTTGAGTCCACAG aaTAATGCATATACTGCCATGTCAGATTCCTACTTACCCAGTTACTACAGTCCCTCCATTGGCTTCTCCTATTCATTGGGTGAAGCTGCTTGGTCTACTGGGGGTGATACAGCCATGCCCTATCTAACTTCTTATGGACAGCTGAGCAACGGAGAGCCTCACTTCCTACCAGATGCAATGTTTGGACAACCAGGAGCCCTAGGTAGCACTCCATTTCTTGGTCAAcatggttttaatttctttcccagTGGGATTGACTTCTCAGCTTGGGGAAATAACAGTTCTCAGGGACAGTCTACTCAAAGCTCTGGATATAGTAGCAATTATGCTTATGCACCTAGCTCCTTAGGTGGAGCCATGATTGATGGACAGTCAGCTTTTGCCAGTGAGACCCTCAATAAGGCTCCTGGCATGAATACTATAGACCAAGGGATGGCAGCGCTGAAGTTGGGTAGCACAGAAGTTGCAAGCAATGTTCCAAAAGTTGTAGGCTCTGCAGTTGGTAGTGGGTCCATTACTGGTAACATCGTGGCTTCCAATAGTTTGCCTCCAGCTACTATTGCTCCTCCAAAACCAGCGTCTTGGGCTGATATTGCTAGCAAGCCTGCGAAACAGCAGCCTAAGTTGAAGACCAAGAATGGCATTGCAGGGTCAAGTCTTCCACCACCCCCAATAAAGCATAACATGGATATTGGAACTTGGGATAACAAGGGTCCTGTGGCAAAAGCCCCCTCACAGGCTTTGGTTCAGAATTTAGGTCAACAGCCAACCCAGGGGTCTCCCCAGCCTGTAGGTCAGCAGGCTAACAATAGCCCACCAGTGGCTCAGGCATCAGTTGGGCAACAGACACAGCCattgcccccacctccacctcagCCTGCCCAGCTCTCAGTCCAGCAACAAGCAACTCAGCCAACCCGCTGGGTAGCACCTCGGAACCGTGGCAGTGGGTTCGGTCATAATGGGGTGGATGGTAATGGAGTAGGACCGTCTCAGGCCGGATCTGGATCTACTCCTTCAGAACCTCACCCAGTGTTGGAGAAGCTGCGGTCTATTAATAACTATAACCCCAAGGATTTTGACTGGAATCTGAAACATGGCCGGGTTTTCATCATTAAGAGCTACTCTGAGGACGATATCCACCGTTCCATTAAGTATAATATCTGGTGCAGCACAGAGCACGGTAACAAGAGACTGGATGCTGCTTATCGCTCCATGAACGGGAAAGGCCCCGTTTACTTACTTTTCAGTGTCAACGGCAGTGGACACTTCTGTGGCGTTGCAGAAATGAAATCTGCTGTGGACTACAACACATGTGCAGGTGTGTGGTCCCAGGACAAATGGAAGGGTCGTTTTGACGTCAGGTGGATTTTTGTGAAGGACGTTCCCAATAGCCAACTGCGACACATTCGCCTAGAGAACAACGAGAATAAACCAGTGACCAACTCCAGGGACACTCAGGAAGTGCCTCTGGAAAAGGCTAAGCAGGTGTTGAAAATCATAGCCAGCTACAAGCACACCACTTCGATTTTTGATGACTTCTCACACTATGAGAAACgccaagaggaagaagaaagtgtTAAAAAG
- the YTHDF2 gene encoding YTH domain-containing family protein 2 isoform X1 codes for MSASSLLEQRPKGQGNKVQNGSVHQKDGLNDDDFEPYLSPQARPNNAYTAMSDSYLPSYYSPSIGFSYSLGEAAWSTGGDTAMPYLTSYGQLSNGEPHFLPDAMFGQPGALGSTPFLGQHGFNFFPSGIDFSAWGNNSSQGQSTQSSGYSSNYAYAPSSLGGAMIDGQSAFASETLNKAPGMNTIDQGMAALKLGSTEVASNVPKVVGSAVGSGSITGNIVASNSLPPATIAPPKPASWADIASKPAKQQPKLKTKNGIAGSSLPPPPIKHNMDIGTWDNKGPVAKAPSQALVQNLGQQPTQGSPQPVGQQANNSPPVAQASVGQQTQPLPPPPPQPAQLSVQQQATQPTRWVAPRNRGSGFGHNGVDGNGVGPSQAGSGSTPSEPHPVLEKLRSINNYNPKDFDWNLKHGRVFIIKSYSEDDIHRSIKYNIWCSTEHGNKRLDAAYRSMNGKGPVYLLFSVNGSGHFCGVAEMKSAVDYNTCAGVWSQDKWKGRFDVRWIFVKDVPNSQLRHIRLENNENKPVTNSRDTQEVPLEKAKQVLKIIASYKHTTSIFDDFSHYEKRQEEEESVKKERQGRGK; via the exons ATGTCGGCCAGCAGCCTCTTGGAGCAG AGACCAAAAGGTCAAGGAAACAAAG tacAAAATGGATCTGTACATCAAAAGGATGGATTAAATGATGATGATTTTGAACCTTACTTGAGTCCACAGGCAAGGCCC aaTAATGCATATACTGCCATGTCAGATTCCTACTTACCCAGTTACTACAGTCCCTCCATTGGCTTCTCCTATTCATTGGGTGAAGCTGCTTGGTCTACTGGGGGTGATACAGCCATGCCCTATCTAACTTCTTATGGACAGCTGAGCAACGGAGAGCCTCACTTCCTACCAGATGCAATGTTTGGACAACCAGGAGCCCTAGGTAGCACTCCATTTCTTGGTCAAcatggttttaatttctttcccagTGGGATTGACTTCTCAGCTTGGGGAAATAACAGTTCTCAGGGACAGTCTACTCAAAGCTCTGGATATAGTAGCAATTATGCTTATGCACCTAGCTCCTTAGGTGGAGCCATGATTGATGGACAGTCAGCTTTTGCCAGTGAGACCCTCAATAAGGCTCCTGGCATGAATACTATAGACCAAGGGATGGCAGCGCTGAAGTTGGGTAGCACAGAAGTTGCAAGCAATGTTCCAAAAGTTGTAGGCTCTGCAGTTGGTAGTGGGTCCATTACTGGTAACATCGTGGCTTCCAATAGTTTGCCTCCAGCTACTATTGCTCCTCCAAAACCAGCGTCTTGGGCTGATATTGCTAGCAAGCCTGCGAAACAGCAGCCTAAGTTGAAGACCAAGAATGGCATTGCAGGGTCAAGTCTTCCACCACCCCCAATAAAGCATAACATGGATATTGGAACTTGGGATAACAAGGGTCCTGTGGCAAAAGCCCCCTCACAGGCTTTGGTTCAGAATTTAGGTCAACAGCCAACCCAGGGGTCTCCCCAGCCTGTAGGTCAGCAGGCTAACAATAGCCCACCAGTGGCTCAGGCATCAGTTGGGCAACAGACACAGCCattgcccccacctccacctcagCCTGCCCAGCTCTCAGTCCAGCAACAAGCAACTCAGCCAACCCGCTGGGTAGCACCTCGGAACCGTGGCAGTGGGTTCGGTCATAATGGGGTGGATGGTAATGGAGTAGGACCGTCTCAGGCCGGATCTGGATCTACTCCTTCAGAACCTCACCCAGTGTTGGAGAAGCTGCGGTCTATTAATAACTATAACCCCAAGGATTTTGACTGGAATCTGAAACATGGCCGGGTTTTCATCATTAAGAGCTACTCTGAGGACGATATCCACCGTTCCATTAAGTATAATATCTGGTGCAGCACAGAGCACGGTAACAAGAGACTGGATGCTGCTTATCGCTCCATGAACGGGAAAGGCCCCGTTTACTTACTTTTCAGTGTCAACGGCAGTGGACACTTCTGTGGCGTTGCAGAAATGAAATCTGCTGTGGACTACAACACATGTGCAGGTGTGTGGTCCCAGGACAAATGGAAGGGTCGTTTTGACGTCAGGTGGATTTTTGTGAAGGACGTTCCCAATAGCCAACTGCGACACATTCGCCTAGAGAACAACGAGAATAAACCAGTGACCAACTCCAGGGACACTCAGGAAGTGCCTCTGGAAAAGGCTAAGCAGGTGTTGAAAATCATAGCCAGCTACAAGCACACCACTTCGATTTTTGATGACTTCTCACACTATGAGAAACgccaagaggaagaagaaagtgtTAAAAAG
- the LOC125173063 gene encoding 40S ribosomal protein S21-like has product MFLCSDYSGSKGALDMYNNAGKFMDLYVQQKCSASNHIISAKDHRSIQMNIAKTDKVTGKFNGVHPLNGQFETFAICGAICRMGESDDSIL; this is encoded by the exons ATGTTCTTATGCAGTGACTATAG TGGCAGCAAGGGTGCCCTTGACATGTATAACAATGCTGGCAAGTTCATGGACCTGTATGTGCAGCAGAAATGCTCTGCAAGCAACCACATCATCAGTGCCAAGGACCACAGGTCCATCCAGATGAACATAGCCAAGACTGACAAGGTGACAGGTAAGTTCAatggtgt gcatcccctCAATGGTCAGTTTGAAACCTTTGCTATCTGTGGGGCCATTTGCAGGATGGGTGAGTCAGATGACTCCATCCTCTGA